The proteins below come from a single candidate division WOR-3 bacterium genomic window:
- the secY gene encoding preprotein translocase subunit SecY, giving the protein MISTFGNIFKVPELKKKLLFTLFAVAVYRLGAHLPLPGINAQALGMLMQQLKQQGSIFGMYDIFVGGALSRAAILFLGVMPYISASIIFQLLGSVFPQIERLQRDQAGRRKITQYTRYLTVGLAAFQAISISIFLESQKFSGPTGVIPIVFDPGWGFRLTAMLTLTCGAIFAMWIGEQITEKGIGNGISFLIFIGCLEEYPGYFLRTVQLVMTEGLSIINLILVILIMVLIVAAVVIMTQATRRIPVQYPKRIVGRKMYGGQSTFLPLRVNTAGVIPIIFAQALVVFPGTVAAYVPAFKGLTEVFRPGYFLYDIVFFSLIVFFTYFYTSVVFNPVELSDNMKRYGGFIPGIRPGPKTAYYVDSVLSKITLPGALFLGFIALVPWYLINFLNVPFYFGGTTLLIIVGVALDTLQQIESQLMMYHYEGFMKRGKIRGRR; this is encoded by the coding sequence ATGATTTCAACATTCGGTAATATTTTCAAAGTACCCGAGCTAAAGAAAAAACTTCTCTTCACCCTGTTTGCGGTCGCCGTATACAGACTTGGAGCCCACCTGCCGCTGCCTGGAATAAATGCCCAGGCACTTGGTATGTTGATGCAGCAGCTGAAGCAGCAAGGGTCGATCTTCGGCATGTACGATATCTTCGTCGGGGGAGCGCTGTCGCGTGCGGCAATACTGTTTTTGGGGGTCATGCCTTATATCTCCGCATCGATCATATTCCAGCTGCTGGGTTCTGTTTTTCCACAAATAGAAAGGCTACAGCGTGACCAGGCGGGCCGCAGAAAAATAACGCAATATACAAGATATCTCACGGTAGGTCTAGCTGCTTTTCAAGCGATCAGCATATCCATATTCCTGGAGAGCCAGAAGTTCTCGGGCCCGACCGGAGTCATACCGATTGTCTTCGACCCGGGCTGGGGATTCAGACTTACCGCCATGCTGACGCTGACGTGTGGTGCAATCTTCGCCATGTGGATCGGCGAGCAGATCACTGAAAAAGGAATCGGTAACGGCATCTCTTTTCTCATCTTCATCGGATGCCTCGAAGAATACCCAGGCTACTTCCTGCGGACCGTACAACTCGTCATGACCGAAGGCCTTTCCATCATAAACCTTATCCTGGTTATTCTGATCATGGTCCTGATCGTAGCCGCGGTGGTCATCATGACCCAGGCCACACGCCGCATCCCGGTTCAGTATCCAAAGCGGATCGTCGGCCGCAAAATGTACGGTGGGCAGTCGACGTTTTTGCCTTTGAGGGTTAACACAGCGGGTGTAATACCGATCATTTTTGCGCAAGCACTCGTGGTATTCCCGGGTACGGTTGCCGCCTACGTCCCTGCATTTAAAGGGCTCACCGAAGTCTTCAGACCAGGATATTTCCTGTATGATATTGTATTCTTTTCGCTGATCGTTTTCTTTACATACTTCTATACTTCGGTTGTCTTTAATCCTGTTGAACTATCTGACAACATGAAGAGGTACGGCGGATTCATTCCGGGTATACGTCCCGGTCCGAAAACGGCGTATTACGTCGATAGTGTTCTATCGAAAATAACCTTGCCGGGTGCGTTGTTTCTTGGTTTCATCGCGCTGGTACCATGGTATTTGATAAACTTTCTCAACGTACCTTTCTACTTTGGCGGAACGACGCTGTTGATTATCGTCGGCGTTGCCCTGGATACGTTACAGCAGATCGAATCGCAGTTGATGATGTACCACTATGAAGGATTCATGAAACGCGGCAAAATCCGGGGCAGACGATGA
- the rpsK gene encoding 30S ribosomal protein S11 encodes MKKPIRTPRRKKGTRAESTGIASIFATFNNTIVSITDTKGNVLCWSSAGRIGFKGTKKGTAYAAAKCADAAAREAQALGVRKVEVRIKGPGPGREAAIRTLQTVGLTITAIKDVTPLPHNGCKPPRRRRI; translated from the coding sequence GTGAAAAAGCCAATCAGAACACCGAGACGCAAGAAAGGCACGCGAGCTGAGTCAACCGGCATTGCTAGCATCTTCGCTACATTTAACAATACAATTGTGTCAATTACTGACACTAAAGGCAACGTGCTTTGCTGGTCCTCGGCGGGGCGAATCGGATTCAAGGGTACCAAAAAGGGTACCGCCTACGCCGCCGCAAAGTGTGCTGACGCCGCGGCTCGGGAAGCCCAGGCATTAGGCGTGAGGAAGGTTGAAGTGCGCATCAAGGGCCCAGGACCCGGCCGGGAGGCCGCAATCCGAACCCTGCAAACGGTTGGCTTAACGATAACCGCCATAAAGGACGTGACTCCACTTCCGCATAACGGCTGTAAACCACCGCGCAGAAGGAGGATATGA
- a CDS encoding adenylate kinase → MRIILFGPPGVGKGTQAQALAEKFNLVRLSTGDLLREEISLSSPIGRKVEQFLRKGHLVPDDIMLEIIDNILIENKDRDLLFDGFPRNLNQAHSLERSLAQMEQGISIAFEMHLEEDELVKRLMNRRYCPRCERIYNLITNPPKKDGVCDDDGVKLVTREDDTAEVIKKRLKIYEDETRPLVNYYKLLNVYKQIDARGNQDEVLNRITEIVNAYLNSKCTSN, encoded by the coding sequence ATGAGAATCATCCTGTTCGGTCCTCCAGGTGTCGGCAAAGGAACCCAGGCGCAGGCGCTCGCGGAGAAGTTCAATCTAGTCAGGCTCTCCACCGGAGATCTGTTGCGTGAGGAAATATCACTGAGCAGCCCCATCGGCAGAAAAGTCGAGCAGTTCCTCAGGAAAGGCCATCTGGTCCCCGATGATATCATGCTTGAGATCATCGATAATATCCTTATCGAAAACAAGGATAGAGACCTACTCTTCGACGGATTTCCAAGGAATCTAAATCAGGCACACAGCCTGGAGAGAAGCCTGGCTCAAATGGAACAGGGAATCAGTATCGCATTCGAAATGCATCTTGAAGAAGATGAACTCGTGAAGCGACTGATGAACCGGAGGTATTGTCCGAGGTGCGAACGAATATATAACTTGATTACAAACCCTCCAAAGAAGGATGGGGTATGCGATGACGACGGTGTGAAACTGGTAACGAGAGAAGATGACACGGCAGAGGTTATTAAGAAAAGACTGAAGATTTACGAAGATGAAACACGCCCACTGGTGAATTATTATAAATTACTCAATGTCTACAAACAGATCGACGCCCGGGGAAATCAGGATGAAGTGTTAAACAGAATAACTGAAATAGTCAATGCCTATCTCAATAGCAAATGCACAAGCAATTGA
- the rplR gene encoding 50S ribosomal protein L18 — protein MALRGRKKRHLSIRKKMTGTNDRPRLCVFRSNRAIYAQVIDDTKQKVLFSCSSANLKDIKGKKKTEVAAEVGKMIGKLAIDKGIKQIAFDRAGYRYHGRVKALADGARAAGLKF, from the coding sequence GTGGCACTTCGCGGCAGAAAGAAACGGCACCTGAGCATCCGAAAGAAGATGACCGGCACTAACGATCGTCCTCGGTTGTGTGTTTTTCGTAGCAACCGGGCAATATACGCGCAGGTTATTGATGACACAAAACAGAAGGTTTTGTTCTCATGCTCCTCAGCAAATTTGAAAGATATCAAAGGCAAGAAGAAAACAGAAGTTGCGGCAGAAGTTGGCAAGATGATCGGCAAACTCGCCATCGATAAAGGCATAAAACAAATAGCATTCGACCGCGCCGGCTACAGATACCACGGCCGGGTCAAGGCGCTTGCTGATGGCGCCCGTGCTGCAGGATTGAAATTTTAG
- a CDS encoding type II secretion system protein GspG: MKEALHGGFGIIALVLSLLIVAAAVIIAVSLYTGQGSVGSENITTPVERARSIECEAQIRKVKIQLQLYRYENDRYPESLELLEGLSAIDLRCPVTSSPYEYDVGSGLVSCPDHVR, translated from the coding sequence ATGAAAGAGGCGCTCCATGGGGGTTTTGGGATTATCGCGCTGGTCTTGTCTCTGCTGATCGTTGCTGCCGCCGTTATCATTGCAGTATCTTTGTATACAGGACAGGGAAGTGTCGGGTCAGAAAATATCACCACCCCCGTTGAGCGGGCGCGGAGCATTGAGTGCGAGGCACAGATCAGGAAGGTCAAAATACAGCTGCAGCTTTATCGGTATGAGAACGACCGATACCCTGAGAGTTTGGAGTTGTTAGAAGGTTTGTCAGCCATCGATCTGCGCTGCCCGGTTACGAGTAGCCCGTATGAGTACGATGTCGGGTCGGGGCTAGTATCCTGCCCAGACCACGTACGCTGA
- the infA gene encoding translation initiation factor IF-1 has translation MARKDLIQTEGTIIETLPNAMFRVELDNGHKVLAHVSGKMRMSYIKILPGDRVLLELTPYDLSRGRIVWRYK, from the coding sequence ATGGCACGAAAAGACCTGATTCAAACCGAAGGCACAATAATCGAGACACTGCCCAATGCCATGTTTCGCGTTGAATTGGACAACGGACACAAAGTCCTCGCCCACGTATCAGGCAAAATGAGGATGAGCTACATCAAGATTCTGCCCGGTGACCGCGTGCTGCTTGAACTGACCCCATACGACCTGTCTCGCGGCAGAATCGTCTGGCGTTATAAATGA
- a CDS encoding metalloregulator ArsR/SmtB family transcription factor, translating into MREDILKMKAAVFNALAHPLRLKILEKLREGPCCVCKIIPFVGGEQSNVSHHLSILRKANIVRSEKRGVEVWYEVTDSTIFDIVDLVGDCVFANLKKTRDILQSATRGVE; encoded by the coding sequence ATGCGGGAAGATATATTGAAGATGAAAGCAGCCGTTTTCAATGCGTTAGCGCATCCGCTCCGCCTTAAGATACTCGAAAAGCTTCGTGAAGGTCCTTGTTGCGTCTGTAAGATCATACCATTTGTTGGAGGTGAACAGTCAAATGTCTCGCATCACCTGTCCATTTTGAGGAAAGCAAACATAGTTCGGAGTGAGAAGCGAGGAGTCGAAGTCTGGTATGAAGTGACCGATTCAACGATCTTTGATATCGTAGATCTGGTGGGCGATTGTGTTTTCGCTAACTTGAAGAAAACCCGAGATATTCTGCAATCAGCAACGCGGGGCGTTGAGTGA
- the map gene encoding type I methionyl aminopeptidase, which produces MPISIANAQAIESIRAAGRIIDEIFKRIDKMDLRRMKTLNLNDRIDTLIRENDASPAFLNYRGFPKSCCISLNNEVVHGIPDSRRIEDGDIVKIDVGVNYHGYIADAARTFPAGSISPEVQQMLEVTKQALRNGIAAAKPENKISDISRAIQTTVEEKGYSVVRELTGHGIGKNLHEEPAIPNFVNSGPEFFIKPGMALAIEPMVNMGKHDVFTAPNRWTIMTRDNSLSCHYEDTILILEDGNLNLTKIVEN; this is translated from the coding sequence ATGCCTATCTCAATAGCAAATGCACAAGCAATTGAAAGCATCAGGGCCGCCGGTCGCATCATTGATGAAATATTCAAACGGATCGACAAAATGGATCTAAGGCGAATGAAAACTCTGAATCTCAATGACCGGATCGACACCCTCATCAGGGAGAACGATGCTTCACCGGCTTTTCTCAATTACCGTGGCTTTCCAAAGAGCTGTTGTATTTCTCTGAACAACGAAGTCGTGCACGGAATTCCTGACAGCCGGAGAATCGAAGACGGTGATATTGTCAAGATCGACGTTGGTGTCAATTACCACGGGTACATTGCCGATGCCGCCCGCACTTTTCCGGCCGGCAGTATATCGCCTGAAGTCCAGCAAATGCTGGAGGTCACGAAGCAGGCTCTGAGAAATGGTATAGCTGCCGCAAAACCCGAAAACAAGATTTCGGATATTTCACGCGCCATTCAGACTACCGTCGAAGAAAAGGGCTACAGCGTAGTGCGCGAACTTACCGGTCATGGGATTGGCAAGAATCTTCACGAAGAACCGGCCATCCCCAACTTCGTAAACAGCGGCCCTGAGTTCTTTATCAAACCAGGCATGGCCCTTGCCATAGAGCCGATGGTTAATATGGGAAAACATGACGTTTTCACTGCACCGAACCGCTGGACCATAATGACCCGCGACAATTCACTTTCATGTCACTATGAAGACACGATCCTGATACTCGAAGACGGCAATCTGAACCTGACCAAAATCGTGGAGAACTAA
- the rpsE gene encoding 30S ribosomal protein S5, protein MLETSPFIEKLIELKRVSKVVKGGKRLKLYACVVVGDGTGSVGVGHAKSSEVAPAIRKATESAKKNMMKVDVTEGTILHTVTGKFCASHVMLKPALTGTGIIASSAVRAVCDAAGIKNILTKSLGSHNPTNLARATINGLKSIRSVAEVADMRNKPIEYFMRKKHEKVENNIEEKPD, encoded by the coding sequence GTGTTAGAGACTTCGCCATTCATTGAGAAACTTATCGAATTGAAGAGAGTCTCCAAGGTAGTAAAAGGAGGAAAGAGATTAAAGCTCTACGCATGCGTCGTCGTGGGTGACGGAACTGGAAGCGTTGGTGTCGGCCATGCAAAATCATCTGAAGTAGCTCCAGCGATCAGAAAGGCAACCGAAAGCGCTAAGAAGAATATGATGAAAGTCGATGTCACAGAGGGTACTATCTTGCATACGGTAACCGGGAAGTTCTGCGCCAGTCATGTCATGCTCAAACCTGCGCTCACCGGTACGGGTATCATCGCCTCGAGCGCGGTTCGCGCCGTCTGTGATGCCGCGGGCATCAAAAACATTCTCACCAAGTCCCTGGGTTCACACAACCCGACGAATCTCGCTCGTGCCACCATAAACGGACTGAAATCCATACGTTCTGTTGCCGAAGTGGCAGATATGCGTAATAAACCAATCGAGTATTTCATGAGGAAAAAGCATGAAAAAGTTGAAAATAACATTGAAGAAAAGCCTGATTGA
- a CDS encoding DNA-directed RNA polymerase subunit alpha, producing the protein MTLKPLVMPKSVEIDKEATNDIFGRFMLSPLERGFGVTLGNSLRRVLMSSIQGAAITRIRIEDILQEFSAIPGVYEDVIQIILNLKKVRVKLLSDEPSNLYLKVKARKEYLAENIEKNPNVIIANPDQKILTVTDTKVNFTLEMFVEAGRGYAPSEMLKHGEVPVGTIFLDAIFSPVLAVNFDVTTTRVGTRTDYDHLILDVKTDGTITPVEALVEASGLMKHHLSFFTSLGVEPQFSSKEQLDAEHRRIREILKRSIDELEISVRASNCLKEKDIKTIGELVKKSSKELLSYENFGRKSLKELEKNLAKVGLHLEMDVNKYLKEDI; encoded by the coding sequence ATGACACTAAAACCGCTGGTCATGCCGAAAAGTGTCGAAATCGACAAGGAAGCGACCAACGACATTTTTGGCCGTTTCATGCTCTCACCGCTTGAGCGTGGCTTTGGCGTTACTCTAGGAAATTCGCTACGCAGAGTGCTCATGTCATCGATACAAGGAGCAGCTATTACCCGGATAAGAATCGAAGATATTCTCCAGGAATTCTCTGCCATCCCAGGCGTCTATGAAGATGTCATACAGATTATCCTGAACCTCAAGAAGGTACGGGTCAAACTACTTTCTGATGAACCAAGCAATCTCTACCTGAAGGTCAAAGCAAGGAAAGAGTATCTGGCTGAAAACATAGAAAAGAATCCAAACGTGATCATCGCCAATCCTGATCAGAAGATCCTGACCGTCACGGATACCAAAGTCAATTTCACGTTGGAAATGTTTGTGGAGGCCGGTCGCGGCTACGCACCATCCGAAATGCTCAAGCATGGCGAAGTACCGGTTGGTACTATCTTTCTCGACGCCATCTTCTCACCCGTGCTCGCCGTCAACTTCGACGTCACTACAACACGAGTGGGTACCAGAACAGACTACGACCATTTGATTCTCGATGTGAAGACCGATGGCACGATTACTCCGGTCGAAGCGTTGGTGGAAGCATCGGGGCTCATGAAACACCATCTCTCTTTCTTTACAAGTCTCGGTGTGGAACCGCAATTCTCTTCCAAGGAACAGCTCGATGCCGAGCACCGGAGGATCAGAGAAATTCTGAAACGCAGCATCGACGAGCTCGAAATATCAGTAAGAGCCTCCAACTGCCTCAAAGAAAAAGACATCAAGACAATAGGTGAATTGGTCAAGAAAAGCAGCAAGGAATTGCTGAGCTACGAGAATTTCGGGCGAAAGTCGCTTAAAGAATTAGAGAAGAACCTCGCCAAAGTCGGACTCCACCTGGAGATGGATGTCAACAAATATCTGAAAGAGGACATATAA
- the rpsD gene encoding 30S ribosomal protein S4 — protein MARYIGPKCKICRREGEKLFLRGSRCYTDKCAFTRRGYPPGTHGRVGRRKLTSYATQLREKQKVKAVYGILEQQFRKTFAMAARISGNTGENLLSLLERRLDNVVYQLGIAASRTQARQLVRHGHIMVNGKKVDIPSYVVKTGQEIKLVDKQKKNPEVLKSLEERDLERIVGWLKIDRDTFTGTVLRYPKRDDITLPIQESLIIEFYSK, from the coding sequence ATGGCACGCTACATTGGTCCGAAATGTAAGATATGCCGGCGCGAGGGTGAAAAACTCTTTCTACGAGGCAGCCGTTGCTACACCGACAAGTGTGCTTTCACACGCAGGGGTTATCCTCCAGGTACACACGGACGCGTGGGAAGGAGGAAACTCACTTCGTATGCAACGCAACTTCGCGAGAAGCAGAAGGTCAAGGCGGTCTACGGTATACTTGAACAGCAGTTCCGAAAAACATTCGCCATGGCGGCAAGAATTTCCGGAAACACCGGTGAGAACCTGCTGTCATTGCTGGAAAGGCGTTTAGATAATGTGGTCTACCAACTGGGTATTGCTGCTTCACGCACCCAGGCACGCCAACTTGTCAGGCATGGACATATAATGGTCAACGGGAAGAAAGTAGATATTCCTTCGTATGTCGTTAAAACCGGGCAAGAAATCAAACTGGTCGACAAACAGAAAAAGAATCCCGAGGTGCTCAAATCACTCGAGGAGCGTGATCTTGAAAGGATCGTCGGCTGGCTGAAGATCGACAGAGATACATTCACCGGTACAGTGCTGAGATATCCCAAACGCGACGACATAACCTTGCCGATCCAGGAAAGTTTAATCATTGAATTCTATTCAAAGTAG
- the rplO gene encoding 50S ribosomal protein L15 translates to MKLNEIGPAKGATKKPKRIGRGPGSGHGKTSTRGHKGHKARSGFRNKLGFEGGQMPLARRIPKRGFTNIFKAEYEIVNLDVLSKFEPNTEITPEFLKEKGIVKGKHKLKVLGDGELSAPLTVKAHKFSKSAREKILKAKGNVEQIS, encoded by the coding sequence ATGAAACTGAATGAAATCGGCCCGGCAAAGGGAGCTACGAAGAAACCGAAAAGAATCGGTCGCGGTCCAGGTTCCGGACACGGGAAAACTTCCACGCGCGGACACAAGGGGCACAAAGCGCGTTCCGGATTTCGCAACAAACTCGGGTTCGAGGGTGGGCAGATGCCTCTGGCAAGGAGAATACCAAAGCGCGGTTTTACGAATATATTCAAAGCGGAATATGAGATAGTGAATCTAGATGTGTTGAGCAAGTTTGAACCCAATACTGAGATCACACCGGAATTCCTCAAAGAAAAGGGCATAGTAAAAGGCAAACACAAGTTAAAGGTACTCGGCGATGGAGAACTTTCTGCCCCACTCACGGTCAAGGCTCATAAATTCTCAAAATCGGCACGTGAAAAGATCTTAAAAGCTAAGGGCAACGTAGAGCAGATATCATGA
- the rpsM gene encoding 30S ribosomal protein S13 produces MARIAGVDLPPNKKVEYGLTAIFGIGLSTAQRIVGQIGIDRTKRIKDLTDDEVTKIRKLLEAEYRVEGALRAEIAADIKRLIDIGCYRGTRHKVGLPARGQRTRTNARTRKGRKKTVSVYRGPRGERK; encoded by the coding sequence ATGGCAAGAATTGCTGGTGTTGACCTGCCGCCGAACAAAAAGGTGGAATACGGGTTGACTGCGATTTTTGGAATAGGTCTGAGCACAGCTCAAAGAATCGTCGGTCAAATTGGCATTGATCGCACTAAACGCATCAAGGACCTGACCGACGACGAGGTGACAAAAATAAGAAAATTGCTCGAAGCCGAATACCGGGTGGAAGGTGCATTGCGCGCCGAAATAGCGGCTGACATTAAACGATTGATTGACATCGGCTGCTACCGCGGAACAAGACACAAGGTTGGATTACCTGCACGTGGACAACGGACAAGGACAAATGCTCGTACGCGAAAAGGGAGAAAGAAGACCGTTTCTGTTTACAGGGGACCACGAGGAGAACGTAAGTGA
- the rplF gene encoding 50S ribosomal protein L6, whose amino-acid sequence MSKNRFRPIVIPEKVKIEVAGGKVKVTGPLGSLAQSICPKVQVVIEDGKVLAQALENTKQSAAQQGTMRSLIINMVDGVLKEFEKTLIIEGTGYRAQMSGTGLQLFLGYVKPKTVAIPKDVKCELKVVKSAEKGDLTYITLKGIDKQKVGDTAALVKKTKKPDPYKHKGVRYEDEVLKKKIGKRAVVQA is encoded by the coding sequence ATGTCAAAGAATCGTTTTCGTCCGATAGTGATTCCGGAGAAGGTGAAGATCGAGGTTGCCGGCGGAAAGGTCAAGGTCACGGGACCGCTCGGTAGTTTGGCACAGAGTATCTGTCCTAAGGTGCAGGTTGTCATCGAGGACGGCAAAGTACTGGCACAGGCGCTCGAGAACACTAAACAATCAGCGGCGCAGCAAGGTACTATGAGATCTTTGATCATAAATATGGTGGACGGCGTGCTCAAGGAATTCGAGAAAACATTAATCATCGAGGGGACCGGGTACCGAGCGCAGATGAGCGGTACGGGATTACAGCTTTTCCTCGGCTACGTGAAGCCGAAAACAGTGGCCATACCCAAAGATGTAAAATGCGAACTGAAGGTCGTGAAGAGCGCGGAAAAAGGCGATCTTACCTACATTACTCTAAAGGGAATCGACAAACAAAAAGTGGGCGATACCGCGGCACTGGTAAAAAAGACGAAGAAACCTGATCCCTACAAACACAAAGGCGTTCGCTACGAAGACGAAGTACTGAAGAAGAAGATTGGCAAGCGTGCGGTAGTACAGGCATAA
- the rpsH gene encoding 30S ribosomal protein S8 — MDPIADMLTIIRNGCRGKKQEVTVPYSRLKTEVLRVILEEGYINNFTLDAKKRKITIMLKYAKSGESVIRDLERISKCSRRLYVSKKEIPQVLGGLGTAILTTPVGVLSDREARRKGVGGEIIAYVY; from the coding sequence ATGGACCCAATTGCTGACATGCTAACCATTATTAGGAACGGTTGCCGTGGCAAAAAGCAAGAGGTTACTGTTCCCTACTCGCGTCTGAAGACCGAAGTACTCAGGGTCATCCTCGAAGAAGGTTATATTAACAATTTCACCCTTGATGCCAAAAAGAGAAAAATCACCATCATGCTAAAATATGCTAAAAGCGGTGAATCCGTTATCAGAGATCTCGAAAGAATTTCCAAATGTTCGCGTCGCCTCTATGTTTCCAAGAAGGAAATACCGCAAGTCCTGGGCGGCCTGGGCACGGCAATACTCACAACACCAGTTGGTGTGCTGAGTGACCGCGAAGCCCGGCGCAAAGGCGTAGGTGGCGAGATCATCGCCTACGTTTACTAA
- a CDS encoding permease: protein MKDWQKLLLFVVVFLCIYFLPFNGLNLQRAIIEAFLMVQEYAREHVLFCLIPAFFIAGAISVFLSKDAIFKYFGARANKVLAYSIASVSGSVLAVCSCTVLPMFAGIYTRGAGIGPATAFLYAGPAINVLAIILTARVLGPQLGLARAIGAVVFSVIIGLLMSFFFKDKQGVDEELTTAETSGLKSRSLCQNALYFLVLVLILIFAAWAKPEETVGFWNTIHGIHWYLTGAALITLFVMLFSWFRRDELNEWIFSTWTFAKQILPLLFAGVLIAGFLLGRPGTDAGIIPSRFVAISVGGNTLFANFFASVAGAFMYFATLTEVPILQGLLGSGMGKGPALALLLAGPALSLPNMLVIRSIMGTKKTLVFVTLVVLLSTIVGWFYGFLF from the coding sequence GTGAAGGATTGGCAGAAGTTACTCTTATTTGTTGTTGTTTTCCTCTGTATCTATTTCCTGCCATTTAATGGGCTGAACCTGCAGCGTGCGATCATCGAAGCCTTTCTCATGGTTCAGGAATATGCGCGTGAGCATGTCCTTTTTTGCCTGATCCCAGCATTTTTTATTGCTGGTGCGATCAGTGTTTTCTTATCCAAAGATGCGATCTTTAAATATTTTGGGGCCAGGGCAAATAAGGTCCTTGCCTACAGCATAGCGTCGGTATCTGGCAGCGTACTGGCAGTATGTTCATGCACCGTATTGCCGATGTTCGCAGGGATATACACCCGCGGCGCTGGTATTGGTCCGGCAACTGCCTTTCTCTATGCCGGTCCAGCAATAAACGTACTGGCGATCATCCTAACGGCGCGTGTACTTGGTCCTCAATTGGGTCTTGCGCGCGCAATAGGAGCGGTGGTGTTTTCTGTAATCATTGGTCTTCTAATGTCATTTTTTTTCAAAGATAAGCAGGGCGTGGATGAGGAACTCACAACTGCCGAAACATCTGGATTGAAGTCGCGCTCTCTCTGTCAAAACGCCCTGTATTTTCTGGTGCTTGTTTTGATATTGATCTTTGCGGCTTGGGCAAAGCCAGAAGAGACTGTCGGGTTCTGGAACACAATTCACGGCATTCACTGGTATTTGACAGGTGCCGCATTGATCACACTCTTCGTAATGTTGTTTTCCTGGTTCAGAAGGGACGAACTCAATGAATGGATCTTTTCTACCTGGACCTTTGCCAAGCAGATCTTACCCCTGCTTTTTGCCGGTGTTCTCATCGCCGGGTTCCTGTTAGGTAGACCTGGTACCGATGCCGGGATCATTCCTTCGCGATTCGTGGCGATATCAGTTGGTGGCAATACACTATTCGCGAACTTCTTTGCTTCGGTGGCCGGCGCTTTCATGTACTTTGCCACGCTCACCGAAGTGCCGATACTCCAGGGACTATTGGGCAGCGGGATGGGCAAAGGGCCTGCGCTGGCCTTGCTCCTGGCCGGCCCGGCATTGAGTCTGCCCAATATGCTGGTGATCCGTAGCATCATGGGAACGAAAAAGACATTGGTTTTCGTGACGTTGGTTGTGTTGTTGTCGACGATCGTGGGCTGGTTCTACGGATTCTTATTCTAA
- the rpmJ gene encoding 50S ribosomal protein L36 yields MKVKASIKKRCASCRVIKRKGVVMIICRNPRHKQRQG; encoded by the coding sequence TTGAAGGTTAAGGCATCAATCAAGAAAAGATGCGCATCTTGTCGAGTCATAAAGAGAAAAGGTGTCGTGATGATAATTTGCAGGAATCCCCGACACAAACAACGTCAGGGATGA
- the rpmD gene encoding 50S ribosomal protein L30: MKKLKITLKKSLIDKQKKHKLTLKALGLTTIGKTRIFPDNKAIRGMVNQVSYMVEVEEVKHETE, encoded by the coding sequence ATGAAAAAGTTGAAAATAACATTGAAGAAAAGCCTGATTGACAAACAGAAAAAACACAAATTGACATTGAAGGCCCTTGGCTTGACGACGATCGGCAAAACAAGAATATTCCCGGATAACAAGGCAATACGCGGTATGGTAAATCAAGTGTCTTACATGGTGGAAGTAGAGGAAGTCAAACATGAAACTGAATGA